The following nucleotide sequence is from Vulpes lagopus strain Blue_001 chromosome 1, ASM1834538v1, whole genome shotgun sequence.
TGAATGTCTgacgaataaatgaatgacttctAAATGTAGGTGTGATGCCTTTCATGAAATGAGAGATGCAGAAGGAAAGTTCCAATGTCACAGTACCTTGACAGGTAGGGGCTGGTGCTGTCCACTGTCCCAAGTCAGTACACTGGACTAGGTCAGCTCCTTCCAGCCTGAAACCCTCAGCACAATGGAAGCGACAGCTGGTGTTATACTGAAATGCTCTCGAGGATGGGGAGCAATCCATGCTTCCATGAACAGGACTCTTCAGTGGCCCACAGGCAACAGCTAAATAGAGAAAGTTGTCATCTGAAACTGGGTAATGGAAAGGCTCAGTTCCTTCTCAGGAGAGCCTTTCAAGAGATGCAGCTTTCCTACCCATATTATCAATATGTTCAGAAACCTGAATCCTCCCTTTACCATAAGGGAAACTGCCTGGATCACTGTCCTATGACCTCTTTGCCTGAATCACTCCCCTGCCCTTTGATCTCAGCTTAGACTTCACTGTCCTTGGGAGGCTGTTCCTGCCCACCCCAGCTGAGGGGTAGGGACTCCTCTAGTGAGCTCTAATGTCTAGTGAGTCTGCACTGTGCAGGCACTACTGTACTGCTGCCCCTTGGACCACTTGAGCTTGGGCTCAGTCATTTATACTTATatcccagggcctggcaggtACTTGGTACATCAAAGgtactctttaaatatttattggtgaTATTTGTGGAATTGGATATGGAAAGAGTAGATACAGAACAGGCTGGACTTTCAAGGGAAAAGCTGGAATAACATAGCTTATTGTTGACACACTATTAATTGCCTAGGCTTATAAAATGATCCTGAGTGGGCCATGTCTCTGAAACACAGGATGTCATCCTCATCAGACTCAATTGCCAAAGTGAGTGCAGCCCAAGGGGAGTTCCTGCACAAAATAAAGCCCTGAGTGACCTCAGTTCTGATAAAGACTGGTTTCCTCATGTGCTTCCTTGATAAAGCATTTTGTCTCCAGgctattcctgttttttttttttcatagtgtgAAGACCCCCATCAAACCTGGGGCTTAGACCTTTGCTTTTTATAGAACTGGGGCCTCTAAGAACCAAAGATCCTCTagtgcttctctcttcctttacagatgagaaaagtgggGTTCAGAAATGTTAAGTTATTTCCCTAAGGTCTTATATCTTATATCTGTAGCAGGGCTGGGCTTGTAATCTAGGTCTTCTGGGCACTCACTGATCCAATCCTCAATTTCCCCCCTTTCTGCCTTATGAGCTGAGGGTATGAGGCAACTGTACAGAATTCAGTTTTGTGCTCTTGTGCAACTGTGAAGGGTTGCATCACAGCCTCTGCCACTGCAGTGTGCTTCCCTCCATAGTCAAAGCCACCTCCAAAAGACCATGGGGAAGCCCCCTCTTTGTCCTAATAGCCAGCGTTCTGACTTCCTCTCAAGTAGAGGACTTGTCCCACAGCCTATATTACCAATAAGTCAGGAAtgggaaaaaaggcagaaatctAATGCCTAGTCTAATGCTAGCTACTTTACACCTGCTAGTTAATTGTGTactgtttatatatttcattctcACAAAAGCACCTGACAATTCTTAGCTCATTTCATGGATGAGAAAAGCATGCTTCCTGGAGGTTGGGAAACCTGTTCAAGTGTCAGTCTGGAGGGGGCTATCCTGAGCTGAAGAGCCCCTGATCTTTCCACAGTGCCATAACCCTATCCCGGGTGGAAGGGGGCAACTAAAGGAAACTCCTACCCTCACAGGCTGGTGGGGGTGCAGTCCACTGGCCAGAGCGAGTACAGTGGAGTGAGGCCCAGCCCCTCACTTGATAACCTGGTTCACATTCAAATTTGCATCTGGAGCCATACGCAAAGGCAGCGAGGGGATGAACACAGTCCATGGTTCCTTTGCTAGGGGCTTCCAGGAGTGGACACTGCACAACTGCAGAGAAgaaccagggagagagagaaagatactaAGGAAGGAGAAAACCAGGCCCACAGTGGGGGAGCAGTGATAAAACTACTTCAGGAAATCCAGGTAGACCTAGGAAACTCTAAGGGTCTCTCCCGATATTTGTCCAGAATTGGAGGACCAGTCCACAGGGTAAtcttaatctttaaagaaaagagtcTTCCAAGCTTTTTCCTAATGTCCTCTCTTCCTTTTACCTCTATAAACCTGTCCAGGTAGGTCTTCTACACAGATGTAGATGCCATCCTTTCCTTCTTGAGAGAAATTTATGAATGGAGCCATTCTGTAACTGTTTGAGTGGGGAGTGGGGCTGTGAGTTTGGGAGAAGGGAGGACTTCTAAATTTAGTTTTTAGTGAAGTCAGACTCTTGTTTTTCTGGTGCCTGACACCCTTTTCCTATCCCAGATGTACCCAATGTACTGAGTGGCACGTGGAAGGAGAGTCAAGTTGTGACAGTTCAGGAAAACTTCTCCATAGCTGGCCACTGTCATCGGTACTCACAGCAAGAACTGGGTGCAGTGAACATTACACACCCTCAGCTGCTGGAAACTCACCTTCACACACTGGGGCTGCAGCCGTCCACATCCCTGAGGCTGTGCACTGTACCACCTCTGGCCCAACTAATGCAAATCCCTCTTCACAACTAAAGTGGCAGCTGGATTGATACTGGAATGCTTCGACAGAGTGAAGACAGTTCATGCTTCCTTGCTCAGGAGTCTTTAGGGGTGGACACTGGGTAGCTACAAACAACCACAGAGCAATAGCATGAGCCCTTGGGTTATGCTCCGCACCTGAGAAACCTCAGGATGCTAGAGCAGCTATCTATACCTATCCTACAGGACAAGGTGATACACTGGGCTGgttaaatggtatttttaacatAAAGGATCCAAacatccttattttttatttactttttagttttaaaaagacttatttattcatgagagacagagacagagatataggcagagggagaagtaggcttcatgcagggagcctgatgtgggactcgatcccagagtcctgggatgatgccttgagccaaaggcagatgctcaaccactgagccacccaagcgtcccagtcatttactttttaaagaagcaaggtaaggggcacctgggcggtttAGCTGcttaagtgactgcctttggctcaggtcataatcccagggtcgtgggatgagccccaaattgggattggctctctgctctgtagggagtctacttctccctctcctactgcccccactcatgctttctctctctcttcaataaagaaaaattttttaaaaaaataaagaagcaagcaAAGTAAAATGATCAAATTAATAATACTCAGCCCTAAATCCTCATTATTATACTCTGCTTTGCAATTAACAAAGAGAGGTAGATCCCTTTGTGATGCTTTTTCCTGAGAATCAAAAATTATGCTGATTATCTCACTATAGATACAAAACATCATGAAAACCAGTATTAGTGTTATTCTCATTGATGGATAATAGTAAAAATCAGAATTCCCCATCTAATGCAGAGACTCACTACTTCCCATGCTTTTAATGGAGaaagcttttttcccctctgaaatTCTAGTTATCAGTGAAGATAGAAAGAATAGACTCTACATACCTACACATCGTGGTGGCTTATTTGTCCAGGTTCCAGAAGCCAAGCATTCCAGCTTGCTGGGTCCATTCAATTCGTACCCTTCAGTGCAGTAGAAGCTGCACTCTGAATTGAAAGAGAAGTTTCCTAGAGGGTGGCTGCAGTTCATGAGCACATGCTGTGGAAGATCAAAATCCCCACACTCTCTGACTGTAGGgacaaaatattgatttttttaaattgcaggtTTAAAGACAGTGTAAGTTTTCTATAAGTTGGAAGCTATTTGTATAACCCTCTTAACCCTGTCTTTCTAACCCAACCTGGTCACCTTTCCTTGGTTCCTATGTATTGACTACATCTTGGGAAATAATCAGTCTTTTACTGGTTTTTACTTTAAGTGAGCAAAATCAGCCTTTGTTTTGCTTCCTTTATGTTTCCCTTTTACCTTTTAGGATTTTCTGagcaaatgttctttttttttttaaattaatttttattggtgttcaatttaccaacatacagaaaaacacccagtgctcatcccgtcaagtgtccacctcagtgcccgtcacccattcccctccaacacctgccctcctccccttccaccacccctagttcgtttccccgagttaggagtctttatgttctgtctcccttcctgatatttcccaacatttcttttcccttcctttatattccctttcactattatttatattccccaaatgaatgagaacatacactgtttgtccttctccgattgacttatttcactcagcataataccctccagttccatccacgttgaagcaaatggtgggtatttgtcatttctaattgctgagtaatattccattgtatacataaaccacatcttctttatccattcatctttcgatggacaccgagctGAGCAAATGTTCTAATGAAATGTTTTACCCAGAGCATATGTCTTGGGACAATTGAAGTGGGGCCAAATGACAGACCATAGAGAGAGCCAGGACTAGCCATTATTCACTGGAGAGTCTCCAACACAGTTTGCTTCCTGGCACCACTTCCAGCACAAGACCAATAGCCACAATAATATCAACAAAATAGTGGCCTCACCATATTCACATTCTGATCCATAGAATCCGGGGAAGCAGGAGCAGGTGTAGTTCCCGATGGTCTCAATGCATTCTCCTTGCTTGCTACAGGACATGTCCTGGCAGGAGGCTGCATGGATACAGAAGGATAAGAATCATGGGCATTCCCGGGAGATGTGAAGAAAAGCTGACTTTTCTTAGCCCCTCTTAGATAAGATCATGCCGGCCACATAGCAGAAAATGACAGTGTCCTTTGGTGTGCCAGCTTGGTCCCTGTGAAGGACATTGTAGGAGCCCACCAGAGCAGTGAATAGCTTCCACTTTAGGCTGAGTTTAGTGTTGCCTAAGGAGGGATTGTTATGTGTggcacagagagacaaagagccaCTCTTAGATGTGTAGACAGAAAAACTCCTCTATGTGGTACAAAACAGATTGTGGCTTTTTAACCAATAATGCTCTTAGAGTTGTATAATTACAGAAGCCCCCATGACAGACAAAGGTTAGGAATCAGATGTGAGGGGTCACATAAATGTGATCaggatcctggctctgctgcctaCTATTATGCGACCTCAGGCAAGCTACTTCTCTGAGGCCAACTGGCCCAAGATCAGGGTCAAAGCCCTTGCACCTTTTGTCCATTTCAAATCTGCACCCAACACCACATggtggaggggtagaggaagcAAATGAGATGCTTAAGACCTCTTCATGGTACAGGACAACAGTCTGCTGAAGAGATGTTTCACAGGTCCAACTATGCCAGGCTTATGTGTGGGCAATATGACTGGCCAGCCAGGCCCTTCTCAATAGAAGAAGGTCTGAATGCAGAAGGGCTAGGGTTTCTTTCCTGCAAGAGACTTTTTGGGAATGTGTACACTATGCACCTGATGGAGGGTTAACATTAGAATTGATATTATGAAAGCACTGAGAATAATTTTGCTGATGAGGTCAGAACTGGGGGCAAGGTCTGAGGCTAGACTATTTTCTGGTGATGTTCCCTCTGCACTAGGCCTTGACCACACATCGTCCACTTTGGTCCATTACAAAAGGAAACTCATATGTCACATAGAGGATTATACTAGATCTCAACTCTGAGATGCTCTCATTCCATAAGTTATGCAGGTTCTATAGGAAAACATTCCCTGAGGCAGCCAGCAAGTTTGGTGAAGCTGCATGGGAGCACTGGGTAGGGTTCCAAGTAACAGGAAGATGCAGGAGGAGCAGTAGCCAATAGACAGAGGTTTGGTCCACATCTTACATCCTATTCACCTTGACCCTACCAGTGTCTCCCAGCAGCAATACCTGTCTGTCCTATGCTCTGGGAGCACACAAATTCTATTCTGATTATAACTTCCTCAGGATCTCAGAAtgttagaaattagaaaacagtCAATTGTCTGTATTCTACTCCACGTCAGGGTTTCAGACAGGTTAGTAACTTTCTATAGCTTTGAATACCCAGGAAAAGACATAATGATGATTCACTGAATGAATCTTTTTTGCTAGGCTGTTCTGTGGTCTAGCAAATCCTAAAATTTAGAGCATTGACCCAACTTAATTTATTGTTGCAGTCTACAACTGCAGACAGTTGATGCAGACAGATGATactctatttatcatctatctccCACAGAGAGTTGATGGTTCCCCTATGCCCTTTATGTGTTGGATGGCAAAATGTGACTCAGTGATAGTGGCTGCCTAGAGTGTTGTATTGGTGGAGATGGAAACTGGCTATGTTCAGGCAAAATTGCAATAATTAGCCATATCCACCATTACTGCTGGTTAGAGGAGTGGCATTGTGCATACCAGTGGTTTCTGATCCCTTTTCTTCCTTGTAATTTTTTGCAAGCTTTGTTGGGGAAGATAGTCTTGCAGATATGGATGTTGAAGGTtgagcagggaggggaagcagaggcaTACTGGAGCATCCACTGGCAACCAAACTAATCTTACAGGCATAGTTTCAGGAAGGCATAACCCAGGGAGTGTAGGGAGCTGACGGGGAGAACAGCAGGATGAGCAAATATTCTGGTAATGTTCATCCTAGCCTATAAAGAACaggttgtgatttttttaattaataaatttatttgtttgttcatttgtttataaattatttacaaaatgagACCTAACTACATGACAAAGCATTTATGGATATGTTTTCCCTCAGATAGGAGGCttgagtgaggagagagagaagtagagggaaAGCGGAGGAAGACTTCTGAGGGGATGTATTTATCATTTAAAGAGTTTAGAACATATGTAGCAGAGTGTGGCATCTGTAAGATGATTTATGAAAGAAGAGGCTCAGAGGACTCAGGACTATCTTGCCCGGGACGGTCAAGTCTCTCCCTAGCCACAGTGTTTGGGTGCTACATGGGGCAGAAAGAGTGCCTCTACATGAGAATCCACATCAGAAAGATGGAACTGGTTCTGGCACAGGTGCATGACTATATGAAGACCAAGCTTCCATGCATGTCTGCTTACTCAGGAACTGCTTACTTTGGTGAGAAGCAAATGCACTCCCAGTtacctctttcttccctttcctcacaCCTCCAGCCCCTCCCAAAGTCCAGCACACCTGAATACATGCTGTTGTTGAAGGGAATCTATAAAGCATTTGTGATTGTTGGTCATGTTTTCACCTTGTCTTATGAGAACGTAGAGCAAAGAGTACAGTAGCATATGTGGTTAATAAGCACCAACTTCGGATCATGAGTTTGAAACCAACTCCACCATCAGTCTACGTATAGCTCCTCCACCATCAAGTAGTTTAGAACCTTGAGCAGATTCCTTACTAGCCTGAGCCTTTGTCTCATCAGTGAAATGAGAGTACTAGAGGACCTGATTGATGAGGGTTCTCATGAGGACTAAATGAAACTAACACGAAATAGACTCATGACCCACAAATTAATAACAATACCTGCAACATACTGATGTGCAGTAGGTGTGAGTTAGAGCTGTGtctcctgggggcggggccaaCCTACCTTTCAACTTATACCATCTCTTATACTACAGCAGAGTGGTGCAAAAAAAGCTCAGGACATAAATTTTAGGAGACTAAAACTTCCTGAGAGTCTATTTCATCTGTTACAAAACGAGGAAGGTGGATCAGATTATCATAAAAATGTCCTTTTAGTTTCAAAAATCCAGTTTTCTCTAATTCTGATCTTATATCCTTTCAGGTCGTCAACAGTGCTGATTATTATAGTTTATCCCTTTTCTCACTTCCCTGGATTTGTGACTCAATGTTAATGACTCAGTGGTTAGATCAATGAACGAGgggaggcatttttttttttaaacagacaaaCTTCAGAATAGAGAAGATCCTACCTGTATAGCATAGAGCCCGCTTCCTTTTCCAGCAGGGTTCATCATTCCACTTGCCAGGGGCCGACAAGCTCTTGATGTAGATCTCCACACAGTCCTgattgttctttttgttgttgggCTCATTGTCAGCCCAGTTCTCGGCCTCTTCGGTGAGAGGCTTTTTGGTTCCCACCCAGGTCCATTTATCATTGATCTTTCGGATCCCAATCCAGTAGTAGGAATTGTAGTAAGGTATGACATCATTGAGGtaagcaatttcttttttattctggatGGCCACTAAATCTGTGTAGTGCTTCTGGCAGAAAATCCGGGAATAATTCCATGAATACGCTTTCGTGCTGTAATTATAGGTCCATCCTGCCACTTCTTTCTGCTTTATTAATTCTGGGTGAAGGAGAGTGAATGCCAGGTTAACATCCCTAACCAGAAGGATTTTATGAGCAAAAACACACTTCTAAGTAGTCAGATGAGTTTCTGACTGGAAGAAAAATACCTAAAACATGACTATTTTATGTCTAGTCTGGTTGTTTTAAGGAAGAAGAGTAGTTTCCATCTTTTacctaaaaaaatacacatgaagTCAGAATAGGAAATTGTATTCTGAGGATCCTTAGTATTAAAGATTTGGAATCATGTGATAACAGAGTTGGGTCATCTAATCTTCTCCTCCTTTCATAAATGGAAGAGACATATTGAGGAATTTGCCCAATTTAAATGACACATAAAATGTCTTGGTGGCTGCTCTAAGTCTCCAGGGTCTACCTCTTCATATGGAAAATAAGACGCTTGGTGATCTGGAGCTTACCTGCTGGCCCAGATTCATCACCTGCCACATTTACCTTCTTAGCAAAACAGACTCCCACTTCTGTGCCTTTGCAATGTTCTTTCTGCTATTCTGGCTGCTGTCCCCACTTATGCCTAGTAAACTTTTCCTCCCCCTACTTTCCCTGACTTGCCCAGGTAGGcttgctcctcttcctccaggcTCCCACCGCACCtcatctctgcctccacctcccttATAACTGGGCCCTAGAATGTCTCTTCCCGTGACATGGTCCACACCTGCTGGATTGTGAATCCTGAGAGTGGTCTGTTTTTATCTCTGGGTCCTTCACACCAAGCACAGAGCTGGGCACTTCACTGGTGTTCAGTAAAGACTTGTTGAGTGAAACACAGCATGTTTGTGGCAGAGGCAGCTTACAAATCAAATCTCCTGGTCTGCAATCTTACACTCATTCCATCTCTCTTGACTGTCTCTCTTTGATAAATTATGCTatgtcctcctcctgctcactcacTTGTTAAAATAAGGCTTACAACAAGCCTTTTGAAGAAATGTTTGTCACATCAGATGAAATAAAGTATGTGCCCTTCAAAAGTGTAAGGGGCACTCTGATGAAAGATATTGTTTTTGTAGCCAGTGGGAACTCATCCAGGCCAGAAAAGGCCAGATCCCACGTGAAGAAGTGTACAATGCAAGCAATCAGACCTGGAAGTGGCTCTCTTTCCTGTTTATAGTCTTTTTTGTTCCTATTCACCCCTGTCCTCTGCTGCCCATATGAAGGTTATTTGTTCCTCCTTCACTGATACCTCTATTGCACTATTTTGCCCTAAGACTATTATTTTGGTGCCACCAGGGCTGCATTATTGACTTTCACAGAGCCTaggtagttttgcctttttcagctgCTTCCTCcataataaaaatcttgaaagctggaacacctggatggctcagcgattgtCTGCATTCTGCTCAGAGCAGGATCCCAAGGTCTGGAATCGAGTTCAGCAttgggcttcttgtggggagcctgcttctctctctgcctgtatctctgcctcattctctctgcgtctctcatgaataaataaataaaatcttttaaaaaaataaaatcttaaaaactgtgTTTTACAGTTGCAttggtataaatatatatccaggacagcctgggtggctcagcattttagcgccgccttcagcccagggcctgatcctggagacccgggatcgagtcccacatcgggctccctgcatggagcatgcttctctctctgcctgtgtctctgcctctctctctctctctctctctctctctctctctctgtgtctctcatgaataaataaataaaatctttaaaatatatatatgtatatattcattcatattgtatAAGACATTTTTGTGGGTCCTTATCAGTAGTGTTGGCCAGTGCCTGCTGTGCCTAATGGATAATGGACCCTGGAGATGTCCATTTCAGTTTGTCTACAGTCTTTCCAGCACTAGGATGGTGttgggtgcatttttttttctgggcatcTGGGCGGGGACAGTATCCCCATGTCTCATAATGACTGGCTACTATCCTTAACTTCTCCTACTTGGAGAAGTTCCCCTAATTACTCAGGCCCAGATGATAGGTTAAAATTAAGTTTACCAAAAATCAGGACACTGAAGCAAAGGAGTTTGGCACTTGTGAAGATCACTCTCTGAAATCTCCAGTTCCTAATGGCTTTTAGGCAGCTGGcctgaaacaagaaaagaaaacttcctttTAGTATCCATGTGAAATCGATGTGGCCAAAAAAATTCTTGTTAACAATCATTATACTGAGTTAGAATCCTCCCTGTTTCCATCAAGGTGGAGGTTCAAGCCCTCTGCTTCCTGCTTGCTTCTTACTGCTCTGCTTCTGagtctgtattctttttttttttatatataaatttttgttattggtgttcaatttgccaacatatagaataaaacccagtgctcatcctatcaagtgcccccctcagtgcccatcacccagtcacccccaccccccggcctacctccccttccaccacccctcgtttgtttcccagagttaggagtctctcatgttctgtctccctttctgatattctgaACCAAGGCTGAGGacagaatttgttttttctttcatttgacaaatatttaccaagtaacTACTTGGTGCaaccaatattttccatttatgaaaCAATTTGTAATACACACATCAGAAaaatattgtcattattattatgcAGTAATCTCCCCTGAAGAACTAGTATGCCATACTCCAAAATACTAGGAAGTTGCATGCAAACTCCCTGGCTGACCTATACTTTGATGCATAGGGCATCAATGAATTGTGCTGTGCTATATCATCTATCCTATATTACTGATCTATGTTTTGCCT
It contains:
- the LOC121489576 gene encoding P-selectin isoform X1, which gives rise to MASCLKAIRNWRFQRVIFTSAKLLCFSVLIFELIKQKEVAGWTYNYSTKAYSWNYSRIFCQKHYTDLVAIQNKKEIAYLNDVIPYYNSYYWIGIRKINDKWTWVGTKKPLTEEAENWADNEPNNKKNNQDCVEIYIKSLSAPGKWNDEPCWKRKRALCYTASCQDMSCSKQGECIETIGNYTCSCFPGFYGSECEYVRECGDFDLPQHVLMNCSHPLGNFSFNSECSFYCTEGYELNGPSKLECLASGTWTNKPPRCVATQCPPLKTPEQGSMNCLHSVEAFQYQSSCHFSCEEGFALVGPEVVQCTASGMWTAAAPVCEVVQCPLLEAPSKGTMDCVHPLAAFAYGSRCKFECEPGYQVRGWASLHCTRSGQWTAPPPACEAVACGPLKSPVHGSMDCSPSSRAFQYNTSCRFHCAEGFRLEGADLVQCTDLGQWTAPAPTCQALQCQDLLAPNKAQVNCSHPFGAFRYQSTCSFTCDEGLLLVGASMLQCSGTGNWSAPPPECQAMSCTPLLSPHNGTMTCVQPLGNSSYRSTCRFTCDEGFSLSGPEILDCTPSGHWTGSSPTCEAIKCPELFAPERGSLACSDTHKEFSVGSTCHFSCNKGFKLEGFNNVECTALGKWTAPAPICKAGIVSAPTLKVQCPALITPEQGTVSCRHHLGTFGLNTTCYFGCKAGFILMGDSALRCRPSGKWTAGTPTCQAIKCPELHIIEPGMMNCSNPWGNFSYGSTCSFHCLEGQLLNGSARTACQENGQWSTPMPACKAGPLAIQKSLTYFGGAVASAIGLMTCGTLLALLRKRFRQKDDGESPLNPHSHLGTYGVFTNAAFDPTP
- the LOC121489576 gene encoding P-selectin isoform X2 yields the protein MASCLKAIRNWRFQRVIFTSAKLLCFSVLIFELIKQKEVAGWTYNYSTKAYSWNYSRIFCQKHYTDLVAIQNKKEIAYLNDVIPYYNSYYWIGIRKINDKWTWVGTKKPLTEEAENWADNEPNNKKNNQDCVEIYIKSLSAPGKWNDEPCWKRKRALCYTASCQDMSCSKQGECIETIGNYTCSCFPGFYGSECEYVRECGDFDLPQHVLMNCSHPLGNFSFNSECSFYCTEGYELNGPSKLECLASGTWTNKPPRCVATQCPPLKTPEQGSMNCLHSVEAFQYQSSCHFSCEEGFALVGPEVVQCTASGMWTAAAPVCEVVQCPLLEAPSKGTMDCVHPLAAFAYGSRCKFECEPGYQVRGWASLHCTRSGQWTAPPPACEAVACGPLKSPVHGSMDCSPSSRAFQYNTSCRFHCAEGFRLEGADLVQCTDLGQWTAPAPTCQALQCQDLLAPNKAQVNCSHPFGAFRYQSTCSFTCDEGLLLVGASMLQCSGTGNWSAPPPECQAMSCTPLLSPHNGTMTCVQPLGNSSYRSTCRFTCDEGFSLSGPEILDCTPSGHWTGSSPTCEAIKCPELFAPERGSLACSDTHKEFSVGSTCHFSCNKGFKLEGFNNVECTALGKWTAPAPICKGIVSAPTLKVQCPALITPEQGTVSCRHHLGTFGLNTTCYFGCKAGFILMGDSALRCRPSGKWTAGTPTCQAIKCPELHIIEPGMMNCSNPWGNFSYGSTCSFHCLEGQLLNGSARTACQENGQWSTPMPACKAGPLAIQKSLTYFGGAVASAIGLMTCGTLLALLRKRFRQKDDGESPLNPHSHLGTYGVFTNAAFDPTP